The Myxocyprinus asiaticus isolate MX2 ecotype Aquarium Trade chromosome 19, UBuf_Myxa_2, whole genome shotgun sequence nucleotide sequence ataagcctataacacatgagaggaaggtatgtgtgtgtgtgaatgtgtttgtgtgtgtgtgacgcgcacaaaatggcagacgtgactctcgtggagagtatgtcacgcgagatttcctgCCAGAGAATAtagccgcgaatgtgggcggagagaagccggttaatggcgtctgcccgtttaccgcgtgtctccgcttgtacgataatttagggacaaagctgagctttatcaccaagTTACCTACTAGccatgtgtgtgtgcggttagtatgagagcaaaagagagaataAAGTAGCAGCACCGAAAccggtttcacgatcgtgggagagaaagcagctgttagtttatcactcagagacatggtgaacagctcgtaaacagtcccgcggtctttggttctttaatggataaactcagtgtgccagtctcatccgcgatggcggaaatacacaacagtccaacgtggttggattACAACACAGCAAAATCTAATTCGTGATAACATTACGTTATAttaataccttaagtattattagcagcaatgagcggactcggcagtccgtaaactgtacaagcaataaccttgatacacaagaataacacactataatattctatctctgcccagacgtaaacctcttacatgAATTgcgtgaggacgcaggtagaatgggtgttcatccatcgtttgactccgactcggttcctcgaggcacgggtgatgacgggaggccgtttcctcgctctgttggcgggaggtatggctgctgattctcggcgggctggcggaaaaatcagtgacgtcgacgtggttgaagagggaagagaaatcttctttcttcacttctgcaggcaaacggatgaagatgcggattgctcggtggtctccttcggatccgttagcgggatggagatcgtatggccacagtttcaagtcctacgttacttccttgtgcaatgaggctacacctgagagcagcgatgagctgcatcaacacacggcaagcaaagttgctggaagtgatgcccagaaggatctcagaggtatttctactcccgatgacgtcatggttgaggggcgttctgtcgtgcgcctcaaccaataggagttgagagttcgatcctttagaatttcacacatagctgcaaagtgagcaaggcttcatgggatttgtagtctgttttggactccctttgtttgattttggcacggtttttatcagtaagatttatgactgtgtgtgtaggcctcagtcaggctttacgactctgttaggcctgcctttgtcttatatctgaatacttAAGGCCCAACACCCCTCTAGAGTTCAAGCAAATTTTTTAACTTTTTCGACGCTCCCTTATACACCCAGAGGCAAAATTTCCAATGAATATCGAAGTTAAATCACTTTACCCTGCTGGGGTGGTCCCTTTTGAACAATTGGGCCATGACGCCATCtgacatgcttaaaaaaacatgacaaaacatgTCCTGTATTGATCCGATACAGGGCAtattatttcatctttaaatacagaacaatcccgtattttacgggatagGTAGCAACCCAAGCCAGCCAGGAACCGCCATCAcatttgtgtgtgatttttaatTCTCAGCTGAAATGAGTTTTCATGCATAAGGCAGCATCTTCTCATGAATACTGTGGAAAACCGCTAATAATCAAATGATGTAGACATGTACTCTCTAACCAATAGCCTCTCAGACTTTACACATATAGCTCACATATTGTGACGTTGCTTCAACTTTCGTTTTAAGCTGGAATAACAAAATggctaaaaaatgaaaaattaaccaCGTTTCCCCTTAGTATTAAACATAATGAATGCTATCATTGTTTATAATTTTGTGCAATGTATACTTAGGCTaactgttaacatctcaaaataatgtgttttggggTTTTATGACCTTTTAACATGTTAATACTAGGCTTGTCATGATAAaataatcatctgatcgcagATATTTGATCTAACTGCGGTAATTGTgtaattcaaattccaatcacattaaGGGAATAAATGGCACGTTTGAGTGTCTTATTCAGCTGAACTCCAACTGTGTCAATGAGCTGCACCGCAGACTGCACTAAGTGCAGCTCCTGAAGAGCGTGTGAAGTTTAACCACTTCTGAACCAGGCTTAAAGTGCTGATGCACACATCATGTGAGGATTTTCGcaccaaactcccacgaaaatataaatGAGGATTTTTGTGAATGCAAAGCACTCTGGTTTCACTTTACTTTACCGAtcttgtaatggcaaatgttcttggtcattgtGGGTTCATACAAGCAGTGTTAATCATAAGCACTTAATCCCtaaccccttcatttttttcacattttgtaatattgcagccttatgctaaaatgcttttgtggagcgggacgtggtcgtgtgtctgtcactggggagagaggaagcggtaagggccatcacctggtgattgatgcttaacacctgtgtctcattacaatGACGACGGAGAcaggcttgaaaaggccgccgagaacgccatagagacagagagagtccgAGACACGCACACCCTGATGCGGAGGCTGAAAAAGCTTTTTATAACTGTCTGTGTGAAGCTGTGCATACAAACTCCCAGAGACCTGAGATACTTTGTTgtaaagctgaaaagccaaagactgtgTATTATGAAACTGAAAAGCCATTAAAGTTTAAcatacctggactgccacccctcTTCCCGCTTCCTTCCTTATTATTGGAActtcttcagctttaaatatttttttcacatcaatctacactccataccccataatgtcaaagcaaaaaacagattgtcgataactttgcaaaaaaaacaaaaaaacaaaacaaaaaaaaaactgaaatatcattaacataagtattcagaaatttagctcaggtgcatcccatttctctggatcatctttgagatgtttctacactttgattggagtccacatgTGGCAAATTCAGTTGTTTTGACATGATTTTGATCGGTGACGCATGGTGGAGGTAgcgtcatgctgtgggggtgtttttcagcggcaggactgggggactggtcagggttgaatgaaagctgaatgcagcaaaatacagagatccttaatgaaaacctggtccagagcgctcaggatcTCAGACTGgtctgaaggttcaccttccaacaggacaatgaccctaagcatacagccaagacaatgtaagagtagcttagggacaactctgtgaatgtccttgagtggtccagccagagcccggacttgaacccaattgaacatctctggagagacctgaaaatggctgtccaccgacggtccccatccaacctgacagagcttgagaggatctgcagagaagaatggcagaaaatccccaaatccaggtgtgcaaagcttgtcgcataatacccaaaaagacttgaggctgtaatcgctgcttCAACTAATTACTGAGttaaaggtctgaatacttatgtcaatgtgatatttcagttttttctttttaataaatttgcaaagttatcaaaaatctggtatggactgtagattgatgtgaaaaaaaaattattgaaagcattttaggataaggctgcaacaacaaaatgtgaaaaaatgaaggggtctaaatactttctgaatgcaatgtttgtaagatttttttggatacaattaacaaaagttaattattgtgtgagtacataaaaaatccatgttcaaaaccatgtccttgtcttaccctgattcactacagtaagcctacaataatgattttgtTTGAGCTGCCGGGTCGGATTTGGTACAAAATCGCAGGCATATGTCATTCGTCCTTGCGTGTTTACGTTATATCCATAAGCTGAGAAAGAAGGATAGGCTGTGTCGCGAGAAGTGAGAAGCGAGTGCGACAGCTGTTCAATCAGTCCAGTCGTGGTTCCAGAAATCAGGACAGCAGCGGAGTGAAATCACTCTGCCAATGGATTTAActgttttttgggtttttttactGTTTGGCGAAGTTTTTTACCTGCTCTACTGCTTGGAtgtgttttctggtagggttgttaaagcttatattgtttgtcatgcttttttttttttttttaaataattttaaataaataattaaaaaaactccacaggaaaccaacaaacaccggtattactgctggttggatgctaggtggtactatggggtaatttccATTAagaagggttagggttaagcctacacaataaagcaagacaccttgatttcaaactttgaactttattttttatttattttaactaaaaattcaaatgaaactggaaaaaaattaagtgcaattaaaatgtgtgttgttcaactttttgaaagatggttttacaacagttgtcaacatctctctggcaaagaacctacttcatttgtgcattctctaccagcATTCTCTAAAagtacatcatgtgtgtgaataaatgtgttttgttccctcatttattcacacacacacacacacacacacacacacacacacacacacacacacacacacacacacacacacacatataaactcagcaaaaaaagaaacgtcctctcacattCAACTGCTTCTATTTTCAGCTAATTTAACATGGGTAaatttttgtatgaacataaaaagattcaacaactaagacataaactgaacaagtttcacagacatgtgactaacagaaatggaataatgtgtccctgaacaaagagggggtcaatatcaaaagtaacagtcagtatctggtgtggccacaagctgcattaagtactgcagtgcatctcctcctcatggactgcaccagatttgcccattcttgctgtgagatgttaccccactcttccaccatggcacttgcaagttcccagacatttctgggggtaatggccctagccctcaccctccgatccaacaggtcccagatgtgctcaatgggattgagatccgggctctttgttggcaatggcagaacactgacattcctgtcttgcaggaaatcacgcacagaacaagcagtatggctggtggcactgtcatgctggagggtcatgtcaggatgagcctgcaggaagggtaccacatgagggaggaggatgtcttccctgagattgcctgcaatgacaacaagcccagtccaatgatgctgagacaccgccccagaccatgacggaccctccacctccaaatcgatcctgctccagaatacaggcctcggtgtaacggtcattccttcgacaataaacgtgagtccgaccatcacccctggtgagacaaaactgtgacttgtcagtgaagagcactttttggcagtcctgtttggtccagcgaaggtgggtttgtgcccataggcgacgttgttgccggtgatgtctggtaaggtcttgccttacaacaggcctacaagccctcagtccagcctctctcagcctactgcggacagtctgagcactgatggagagattgtgcgttcctggtgtagctcgggcagttgttgttgccatcctgtacctgttcccacaggtgtgatattcggatgcacCGATCATctacaggtgttgttacacgtggtctgccactgcgaggacgatcagctgtccttcctgtctccctgtagtgctgtcttaggcgtctcacagtacggacattgcaatttattgccctggccacacctgcaatcctcatgcctccatacagcatgccaaaggcacattcacgcagatgagcagggaccctgggcatctttcttttggtgttttttagagtcagtagaaaggtctctttagtgtccagtgaccttaattgcctagcacctgtaagctgttagtgtcttaacaactgttccacaagtgcatgttcattaattgtttatggttcattgaacaagcatggaaaacattgtttaaaccctttacaataaagatctgtaaagttatttggatttttacaaaattatctttaaaatacagtgtcctgaaaaagggacgtttctttttttgctgagtttaagtaattaaattaatatcataaatgtgcgactagtcgactaatggcttaaatttatgcctactagtcgactaggaaaatctttggtcaggggcagccctattaaaaataatattaaaatataattaagagtgttctttatcttcctcaaagtaatatatcatttatacatttttaagtgaataACATATCAACCTGAAAATAGCTCGTCATGACTCTGTTCTGCAGATCATCTCTGagacctcaaaccatgagattaatCCACCAGAAGAACAGTGCCTAATCACAACTGATGTAAAATTTTCCTCCAAAGTAACTTGTAGTTTTATGCTTCagccgctagagggccaaaagttacatagtgtagctttaattatCACAAtttgtgaaagccctaaaacaattATCATCATAATTGTCATTAAggatgcactgatccgatacctggaCTGATATAGGCTCCTATACTCAAATTTAACTGGATCGTgtatcggtccgacaagcccgatccaaatccgatacgtaaaggataatgtacagtcagccatttTTATGGCACAATAAACCCAGACAGAGTGATCAAGACCCCGATGCGAAGTGGAGAGTTCTGCTGGTGGTTTCCTTTTGTGAAgatgaccgtctgactcctcattattcagcctattataagactacttgccaaataaatggacatgaaactttaatttgtgttgaaattgtgtaattatatGAGAAGAAATAATTAGCTGACCAGCTGAAATCAACCACCAGTTTGCATCAGAgttttctgttggtgtttattttgcaaaaatggccGTCTGCCTCCTCATTATCCAGGCTATTACaagactacaggtgcatctcaataaattagaatgttgtggaaaagttcatttatttcagtaattcaactcaaattgtgaaactcgtgtattaaataaattcagtgcacacagactgaagtagtttaagtctttggttcttttaattgtgatgattttggctcacatttaacaaaaacccaccaattcactatctcaaaaaattagaatatggtgacatgccaatcagctaatcaactcaaaacacctgcaaaggtttcctgagccttcaaaatggtctctcagtttggttcactaggctacacaatcatggggaagactgctgatctggcagttgtccagaagacaatcactgacacccttcacaaggagggtaagccacaatcattcattgccaaagaagctggctgttcacagagtgctgtatccaagcatgttaacagaaagttgagtggaaggaaaaagtgtggaagaaaaagatgcacaaccaaccaagagaaccgcagccttatgattgtcaagcaaaatcgattcaagaatttgggtgaacttcaaaaggaatggactgaggctggggtcaaggcatcaagagccaccacacacagacatgtcaaggaatttggctacagttgtcgtattcctcttgttaagccactcctgaaccacagacaacgtcagaggcgtcttacctgggctaaggagaagaagaactgaacTGTTGCCCAGTGCAAAgttctcttttcagatgagagcaagttttgtatttcatttggaaaccaaggtcctagagtctggaggaagggtggagaagctcatagcccaagttgcttgaagtccagtgttaagtttccacagtctgtgatgatttggggtgcaatgtcatctgctggtgttggtccattgtgttttttgaaaaccaaagtcactgcacccatttaccaagaaattttggagcacttcatgcttccttctgctgaccagctttttaaagatgctgatttcattttccagcaggatttggcacctgcccacactgccaaaagcaccaaaagttggttaaatgaccatggtgttggtgtgcttgactggccagcaaactcaccagacctgaaccccatagagaatctatggggtattgtcaagaggaaaatgagaaacaagagaccaaaaaatgcagatgagctgaaggccactgtcaaagaaacctgggcttccataccacctcagcagtgccacaaactgatcacctccatgccatgccgaattgaggcagtaattaaagcaaaaggagcccctaccaagtattgagtacatatacagtaaatgaacatactttccagaaggccaacaattcactaaaaatgttttttttattggtcttatgatgtattctaattttttgatatagtgaattggtgggtttttgttaaatgtgagccgaaatcatcacaattaaaagaaccaaagacttaaactacttcagtctgtgtgcattgaatttatttaatacacgagtttcacaatttgagttgaattactgaaataaatgaacttttccacgacattctaatttattgagatgcacctgtattgccAAGTAAAATATTGTATTACCTTACTTGAAGATTTTGCACAGTGATCAAAAAAGCAGGAGAGACAGCTCGCAAGGACtcggatgagtggtctgatacaAGGAGCTGTGGTTGTTATAGAGCAATaacagaccactagatggcgccattgacaaATCAGAATTGAGCATTCCAGGCCACCGTTTAATAATGTATGTTAGTCATGGTCGTTAACGTCAAGCTGCcatccaaaaatggcaaaaaagaaccaTAATAGCACCTggccattaaagtagtccatatgactcatgcattttatttaaagtttcTTATACATACGATAGCTTTGCGAATCTCAAAAGCGGTGCTCTGTTGTGTCACACACACATAGCACGTGCAGGCTGATGACGTGCTGCTGTTTTCAGCTCTGACAGCGGCACGCCATATGTGAGTGCTCCTAACAAactacatctcagatgtagatgttcGATAGTTAGGTtcacttataacatgcattgaatTCGGAACCGGAGGAACAATTCACcagattttaaatgaaaagtaaaTTAAACAACTGTGAACTAGCCCACACACAGTCACTGTCTTCCTGGAAtgttccgtcaaaataaaagtcccagtgtttttgtaaagaaattatgactgaaatacattactaatgtttttgtttctttacatattaaaagagtacccccaatcagttccacacagtgcagtatagatattctaaactgaatgaaaaaacaacactgttatcagatcggtatcagccgatactgagaGTTCAGGTATTGGATTCGTATTAGTGCAGCACGATTAATCATATCGCAAACGCGATGTCAGCCTGTGCGATTATATGACggcaaaatgctgtgattttattaaataaataagtgcATGTGTGGACGTGACACCCATTCTCTCTGAGAGCTGTTTGCCCATTTTCTACGCCGCTAATATAAAGATGACCAGTCTGTCTCAGTTTAGGCAGTGGCACGTGTGGCGCATATGGTCATGTCATATGACTTTCCGGTGTGCAGCGTGGAGACCAGGTGAAGATGAATGCCGACCGACACTGAACTGGTGGCCAGAAAAAATGCTACCTCTGTTATATGGCAATATTTTGGCTTTAAGATAACCGACACTGAGCAGAGAGaggtactgtgcaaaatttgctAAATTAAAGTTGCTACATCACGTGGCAACATGACAAATTTATATCAGCACCTGAAACAGCACAGAGAAAAGTATGATGAATGCATGACGGTGAAAGCCCAGATTAGTAGAGAGACagctgaacaaaacaaaaaacaacctgtAAGCCAAACAAAAAGCACAATTACAGATGTGTTTGCGAGTATCACGCCATACAACAAGTCTTTACAGAGATATAAAGAAATCACCGACTCCATAACGCACTGCTTGGCAAGATACATGATGCCCATATACACCGTTAGCAAAGTGGGATTTCAGAAAATGATCCACACACTGGACAAGAGGTACCAACTGCCCTCGCGAAACTATTTCTCTCAAGTTGCAGTCCCTGAGCTTTACAGCAAATGCCGTGGCGAGGTTCAACTGGAAATGGCTACGGTGACGTTCTTTTCAACCACTACGGATCTGTGGTCAAGCAGGACGACTGAAACATATATTAGCCTAACTGTGCACTTTCTCGACGAGGAGTTTGAACTGAAAAGCCGCTGCCTGCAAACATCCTATTTCCCCGATGACCACAAGGGAGAGAACATAGCCTTGGGCTTGAGAGAGGCACTGGCTTCATGGGACCTCTGTGAGGAGCGTCAGGTCGCTATCACAACAGACAACGGCACTAACATTGTCGAAGCGGTGGAGCTTAATCAGTGGACTAGATTCCAGAGCTTTGGGCATAGACTTCATCTGGCTATCGGTAAGTTCAGTTGATTTAATCTTTTGTTATTAGGCTACAGCAAATATTTTATACAAATGTACTTTCAAGAGGACAGCAATTAACCATGGGGTTTGGGGTAGTTGTACCATCGATttaagaataaaataattttaaatacagtGTAGAATTCTGTGTGCCACAAAGCATACTAGGAATGGCCTATTTCATTTAGGGCTAATTATTAGCATGAAACAATTCTGTAAGAGTTGGTTGTGTGTAAAGTACACATCTGCCACAACTATTTGCCTACTACTGCACTATCATTCATTAGGCTTAGAGTGGTGACATGATATGAATAttaactgtgtttgtgtttgctgtAATTTTTGTATTGCTGTTTTATGCTATTAGTATGGAACTGGGCATGTAATCAGAGTGTGAATATTAAATGTTTTGCAATGTCACTGTAGTAAGtaaatgttttgtctttttttcacaCTCTTATCATTCACAGGAAATGCTCTGAAAGATAATGCACAATGAATTAACAGGGCTACTGGATATGCAGGAAGATGGTGGGCCACTTCTCCCATAGCTGGAAGAAAAGAAGCACAAAGAGAGCTCAACCTCCCAGAGCATGCCATGGTGACAGACTGCTCAACACGATGGGGTTCCACTCAGAAAATGATAGCAAGAGTCCTGGAGCAGCAAAATGCTTTGTCCAAGGTTCTCTCTACAGACCGCAAAGTGCGACACCTACTGCCCTCATGGCAGGACCTGGAGGTCCTGGAATCTGTGAACAAGGCACTCAGCCCCCTCCAGCACTTCACGGATGCCCTGTCAGGTGAACGTTATGTGAGCATTTCTTGCGCGAAGCCTGCTCTGCATCTTCTGAACACCTCAGTGCTGGCTGAAGAGGAAGAGGACATTGACCtgaccaaatcactgaaatcaaaaaTTCTGAACTACCTCAACGAGAAACATGAAGTCACGCAGGACCTGCTAAACATGTCCACTTTCCTAGACCCAAGGTTCCAAACACAATGCATCTCTGCAGAAGAGATCCAGACCTTAAAGGAACGAATCATCTCAGAGTTGATAGTGAGTGAAACCACAGTGTTTACTTAACTGGTAAGAATTCCATGTAACAGATTTCTAAAAcatgttcattttttatttgtttcaggaAATTCACCAGCAACAACCTGTAGCCCAAAGCACCGCAGCAATGGAGAAGGATAGCCTGGATGTGGAAAATCCACCTGCTGCTAAAACCAAGAAGAAAACTCTGGCCAGTTTCTTCAAGGAAACCACACGCACAACGCCAACAGCATCACTGTCAACCATATTTGATCCCATGGTACAGTTTAGAGAAGCAGTGGCTGCTGAACTCAACGCTTACATTTACATGCCATGTGTAGACCACGGAGAAGATCCACTGAAATGGTGGAAGTTTCCCAAAATAAACTTCCCTAGGCTATGCAAACTAGCACAGAAATATCTGTGCATACAAGCAACAAGCTCTGCATCAGAGAGAGCTTTTAGCACTAGTGGTAATGTTGTATCGAATCATCGCTCTTGTCTGAAACCAGACAaggtggatatgcttgtttttttGGCAAAGAACCTCTCAAGTGATAAGTAGAACTTTTTAGAAAGAGGATTTGGAAGTACCAgttggtcatttaaaaaaaacaacaacagttttaGTGGTTTGATTGAGTGAACAACACTTTTAGATCCAGTTTCCTTTTCAAAAGAGTTTATACAAAGCATGTGTTACATCCTGCTTAAATGTCCCTGTTTGTTTGGATAAAAtcttattttcatgaaaatgtgtATGTTCTTATATattgttctatttattttatttagctgtactattgagaaaataagtttgcaGTAATGCAAAGATGttactgttatttaatttttttgaaaacaCTGTGCATTtctagttgttgttgttgctagttTGTATGTTTGATTTGAGAAATACACATTTCAGCATTATCAGTTATCTGTGTGTGCATTTTCCTTGATAACCAAGCAAGTTGACTCATGATACCATTTGTTTATTATAACGCAATCGCATATCGCAATCGCAATACTGACCTCAATAATCGCAATATGACATTTTCCCCAAATCCTGCAGCCCTAATTCGGATACATCCCTAATTGTCATAACTGTTAAAGACCTATATTAAAGACAATTCATTTTCATAATCGAAATTTTtggtttgacaattaatcgtcagcagcatgac carries:
- the LOC127410467 gene encoding E3 SUMO-protein ligase ZBED1-like, which translates into the protein MTNLYQHLKQHREKYDECMTVKAQISRETAEQNKKQPVSQTKSTITDVFASITPYNKSLQRYKEITDSITHCLARYMMPIYTVSKVGFQKMIHTLDKRYQLPSRNYFSQVAVPELYSKCRGEVQLEMATVTFFSTTTDLWSSRTTETYISLTVHFLDEEFELKSRCLQTSYFPDDHKGENIALGLREALASWDLCEERQVAITTDNGTNIVEAVELNQWTRFQSFGHRLHLAIGRWWATSPIAGRKEAQRELNLPEHAMVTDCSTRWGSTQKMIARVLEQQNALSKVLSTDRKVRHLLPSWQDLEVLESVNKALSPLQHFTDALSGERYVSISCAKPALHLLNTSVLAEEEEDIDLTKSLKSKILNYLNEKHEVTQDLLNMSTFLDPRFQTQCISAEEIQTLKERIISELIEIHQQQPVAQSTAAMEKDSLDVENPPAAKTKKKTLASFFKETTRTTPTASLSTIFDPMVQFREAVAAELNAYIYMPCVDHGEDPLKWWKFPKINFPRLCKLAQKYLCIQATSSASERAFSTSGNVVSNHRSCLKPDKVDMLVFLAKNLSSDK